From Solanum lycopersicum chromosome 8, SLM_r2.1, the proteins below share one genomic window:
- the LOC138337858 gene encoding uncharacterized protein, which produces MKDFLIYGKKWKLSPWYIGPYRISKRVGNVAYELELTPEFDVSYLYVKKCMGHPSVIISTKNIGFKYSPSYEEIPVKILDHGVRKLRTKDVASVKVLWKNQFIDTW; this is translated from the coding sequence ATGAAGGATTTTCTGATATATGGCAAGAAGTGGAAGCTTAGTCCCTGGTATATTGGTCCTTACAGGATATCCAAGAGAGTTGgtaatgtagcttatgagttggagctaacGCCAGAGTTCGAtgtttcatatttatatgttaagAAGTGTATGGGACATCCTTCAGTTATTATATCTACTAAAAATATTGGTTTTAAGTACAGCCCATCTTATGAGGAGATACCGGTTAAGATACTTGATCATGGggttcgcaagttgagaaccAAGGATGTTGCATCAGTGAAGGTCTTATGGAAGAATCAATTTATTGATACTTGGTAG